In Bacillus sp. Cs-700, one genomic interval encodes:
- the cspD gene encoding cold-shock protein CspD has protein sequence MQNGKVKWFNAEKGFGFIEVEGGDDVFVHFSAINGEGFKTLDEGQEVNFEIVEGNRGPQAANVTKA, from the coding sequence ATGCAAAACGGTAAAGTAAAATGGTTCAACGCTGAAAAAGGTTTCGGTTTCATCGAAGTTGAAGGTGGAGACGACGTATTCGTACACTTCTCTGCAATCAACGGCGAAGGTTTCAAAACACTTGACGAAGGCCAAGAAGTTAACTTCGAAATCGTAGAAGGTAACCGCGGACCACAAGCAGCTAACGTAACAAAAGCATAA